In a single window of the Coffea eugenioides isolate CCC68of chromosome 3, Ceug_1.0, whole genome shotgun sequence genome:
- the LOC113765882 gene encoding F-box/LRR-repeat protein At3g58900-like: MAHTRRLRHDDGSFELPEPIRHHILSFLKPKESAKLSLLSKGWLTTWRTRPNLHFEYDEDESGSDDRQALERRRDSFINCINTTLMRYRENKYGIDSLKLMVYNEDFPSLKPDHVKTWLGIAAENGVKGLEISLKCDSYHPKLARTIFEATSLVELYLSEKIYMKHKMIKIIRCHDLRKLCLNKVGLDEVMLQRIMSSCPSIEFLEIIQCLGIENIEVTKLQKLKQCSIVLWKIGNVEVEAPNLEDFSYGTCVPAMPASYLLSEEEEQPLPCLQVSRCKNLRKLSLDNIGITDEFFSGIAEDFQHLEELKIRYCYGLQTVRISSQSIKLINLEFRKEGGLKEAQIDVPSIVRFEYRGNFIPLLSFAPPSGPWVSYIELSWQNRNILETSCFSELKELLMKLNLSEISLRIIFPKNVEGFVEDQIRNKAIYPLPQVQTLSISFDKANCLDVAYSVLDGIFWTCRPKTIVQHSCQDLDSHKDASDLLNVFFQMLMLRRNHLYGNFQQTKFWQEDLKDVKLGMFKEGQRVQLPRLSDWEAFSKVITAEGRSLYVVFELEWEYFMIR, from the coding sequence ATGGCGCATACTAGACGTCTACGACATGATGATGGCAGTTTCGAACTGCCAGAACCAATTAGGCATCACATTCTCTCTTTCCTGAAACCCAAAGAATCAGCAAAACTAAGTTTGCTGTCCAAGGGATGGCTGACCACTTGGCGCACACGCCCCAATTTGCACTTCGAGTATGATGAAGATGAATCGGGTTCTGATGATAGGCAAGCTCTTGAAAGAAGACGTGATAGTTTCATAAATTGCATCAACACCACCTTGATGAGGTACCGTGAGAATAAGTACGGTATTGATTCTTTGAAGCTTATGGTTTATAATGAAGATTTTCCCTCGCTGAAGCCTGATCATGTTAAAACATGGCTCGGGATTGCAGCAGAAAACGGTGTGAAAGGCCTCGAGATTTCTTTAAAATGTGACTCTTATCATCCTAAGTTGGCTCGGACAATTTTTGAAGCAACATCACTCGTGGAGTTATATCTTAGTGAAAAAATCTATATGAAGCACAAAATGATTAAGATAATAAGGTGCCATGATCTCAGAAAATTGTGTCTTAACAAGGTGGGCTTAGACGAAGTGATGCTGCAGAGAATAATGTCGAGCTGCCCTTCAATTGAATTCTTGGAAATTATTCAATGTTTAGGCATTGAGAATATTGAGGTGACCAAGCTTCAAAAACTAAAGCAATGCAGTATTGTCTTATGGAAAATCGGTAATGTTGAAGTTGAAGCACCAAATCTTGAAGACTTCTCTTACGGGACTTGTGTGCCAGCTATGCCAGCTAGCTATCTACTTAGTGAAGAGGAAGAACAGCCATTGCCATGTCTTCAGGTGTCCAGATGTAAAAATCTAAGGAAGTTGTCCTTGGATAACATTGGCATCACTGATGAGTTTTTCTCAGGCATTGCAGAAGATTTTCAGCACCTTGAAGAGTTGAAAATCCGATACTGCTATGGTTTGCAAACTGTGAGGATTTCGAGCCAGTCTATTAAACTCATAAATTTGGAGTTTCGGAAGGAAGGAGGATTGAAAGAGGCCCAAATTGATGTTCCAAGCATTGTTCGCTTTGAGTACAGGGGAAATTTCATTCCCCTACTTTCTTTTGCTCCTCCCTCTGGTCCTTGGGTGTCTTACATTGAATTGTCATGGCAGAACAGGAACATTTTGGAGACTTCTTGTTTCTCCGAACTGAAGGAACTATTGATGAAGCTCAATCTATCTGAAATTTCACTCAGAATCATCTTTCCCAAAAATGTCGAGGGCTTTGTTGAGGATCAGATAAGAAACAAAGCCATATATCCCCTGCCTCAAGTTCAAACATTGTCCATAAGCTTCGACAAGGCAAATTGTCTAGATGTTGCATATTCAGTACTTGACGGTATCTTCTGGACGTGTCGTCCTAAAACCATTGTTCAACATAGCTGCCAAGATCTGGACTCACACAAAGATGCTAGTGACCTGCTGAACGTATTCTTTCAGATGCTTATGCTCAGAAGAAATCATCTGTATGGCAATTTTCAGCAAACTAAATTTTGGCAGGAGGATCTGAAGGATGTGAAACTAGGGATGTTTAAGGAGGGGCAAAGAGTTCAGCTGCCTCGACTTTCAGACTGGGAAGCTTTTTCGAAGGTAATAACAGCTGAAGGACGCAGTTTGTATGTTGTCTTTGAGTTGGAATGGGAATATTTCATGATTAGGTAG
- the LOC113765883 gene encoding uncharacterized protein LOC113765883, translating to MEDTGVVGDDSTSKLPEPIRHHIVSFLQPKEAARTSVLSKAWSSSWRTRPNLHFDYDEVSPMLRHANTQDLKKRRTDFINCINTALQRYHENEYGIDSLKLEINAFKFPSLAPDHVNAWLQIAAETGVKSLNICINDYYYCYPILPKAIFEAASLVELCLSGQSELEPEVIKMIRCHSLRKLCLVDVRLDEMMLEKIMSSCPLIEVLEISLCAGLANVKLSKLQELKECRIVLRNIGCVEIEAPGLKDFYCWNSIVRSYLRPLPPIRMYTCNNLKRLSLNDIGIKDEFFLGIAGNFPHLEELAIQDCYHLQTIKISSHSIKIINLGFAVDRGFKEACIDVPSIVRFEYKGNFIPLFCFTAPSGPWVSDIELSWHDRNILETSFFSKLKELLKELNRSEISLKLIFPPSFEGFIEAETRNSAIHPLPQVQELSVSFNATDSLNVAHSILDGIFWTCRPKTMVQYCYHDLHFNVNCTNRAKVLFQMLMFRKNQKHSSWQKPKFWQKDLKDVKLEMFQKGKRVQQPQLSDWETFLKVIETEKRSYYLVFELEWQPFGMNRKRKRTRSLELGNNKIV from the coding sequence ATGGAGGACACTGGAGTTGTGGGAGATGATAGCACATCCAAACTGCCGGAACCCATCAGGCATCACATTGTTTCTTTCCTCCAACCCAAAGAAGCAGCAAGAACAAGTGTATTATCTAAGGCATGGTCGAGCTCATGGCGCACCCGCCCCAATTTGCACTTCGATTATGACGAAGTCAGTCCTATGTTGCGTCATGCTAATACGCAAGATCTCAAGAAACGACGTACTGATTTCATTAATTGCATCAACACCGCCTTGCAGAGGTACCATGAGAATGAGTATGGCATTGATTCTTTGAAGCTAGAGATTAATGCTTTCAAGTTTCCCTCTCTTGCCCCTGATCACGTCAATGCATGGCTCCAAATTGCTGCAGAAACTGGTGTCAAAAGTCTCAACATTTGTATAAAcgattattattattgttaccCTATTTTGCCTAAGGCAATTTTTGAAGCGGCATCACTCGTGGAATTATGTCTTAGTGGCCAATCCGAGTTAGAGCCCGAAGTAATTAAGATGATAAGGTGTCATAGCCTCCGAAAATTGTGTCTTGTAGATGTTAGGTTAGATGAAATGATGCTTGAAAAAATAATGTCAAGCTGCCCGTTGATCGAAgtcttagaaatttcactttgTGCAGGCCTTGCGAATGTTAAGTTGAGCAAGCTTCAAGAACTTAAAGAATGTCGTATTGTCTTGAGGAATATTGGTTGTGTTGAAATTGAAGCACCTGGTCTTAAAGACTTTTATTGTTGGAATAGTATTGTAAGAAGCTATTTACGGCCATTGCCTCCTATTCGTATGTATACATGTAATAATCTGAAGAGGTTGTCCTTGAATGATATTGGCATTAAGGATGAGTTTTTCTTAGGCATTGCGGGAAATTTCCCACACCTTGAAGAGTTGGCGATCCAGGACTGCTACCATTTGCAAACCATCAAGATTTCAAGCCACTCGATTAAAATCATAAATTTAGGATTCGCAGTGGACAGGGGATTCAAAGAGGCCTGCATTGATGTACCAAGCATCGTTCGATTCGAGTATAAAGGAAACTTCATTcccttgttttgttttacagcTCCCTCTGGTCCTTGGGTTTCTGACATTGAATTATCGTGGCATGATAGGAACATTTTGGAGACTTCCTTTTTCTCCAAGTTGAAGGAGTTGTTGAAAGAGCtcaatcgatctgaaatttcACTCAAACTCATCTTTCCCCCAAGTTTTGAGGGCTTCATTGAGGCTGAGACGAGGAACAGTGCCATACATCCCCTGCCTCAAGTTCAAGAATTGTCTGTCAGCTTCAACGCGACAGATTCTCTAAATGTTGCACATTCGATACTGGATGGTATCTTTTGGACTTGTCGTCCTAAAACCATGGTTCAATATTGCTACCATGATTTGCACTTCAATGTAAATTGCACTAACCGGGCGAAGGTACTCTTTCAGATGCTAATGTTCAGAAAAAATCAGAAGCATAGCAGTTGGCAGAAGCCAAAGTTTTGGCAGAAGGATCTTAAGGATGTAAAGCTTGAGATGTTTCAAAAGGGCAAAAGAGTTCAGCAGCCTCAACTTTCAGACTGGGAAACTTTCCTGAAGGTAATAGAAACTGAAAAACGCAGTTATTATCTTGTCTTTGAATTGGAATGGCAACCATTTGGCATGAATAGGAAGCGCAAAAGAACTCGATCATTGGAACTTGGCAATAACAAAATAGTGTAA